One region of Aureibacillus halotolerans genomic DNA includes:
- a CDS encoding alpha/beta hydrolase, with product MWVFETEAPVKGVVVIVHGAVEHHGRYMWVKEQWLADGFHVIMGDLPGQGLSKRKRGHILHFEEYIEEVLRWLEEAQRFLLPIFLLGHSMGGLTAVRLLQKHTIPLAGVILSSPALGLKIGPSAPLDALSKGLNLIIPQLQMSPGITPQIATRNRDICESDVNDSLMLTKVSVRWYRELARSIQLSFKELLDFPDLPLLIMQGGNDKIVEKSSVMRWFNALPSTEKMYKEWPGLYHEIFNEPEREQVYRFAQQFASMHLPIEIQSSPS from the coding sequence GTGTGGGTTTTTGAAACAGAAGCCCCCGTTAAAGGGGTTGTAGTTATCGTGCATGGTGCAGTAGAGCATCATGGTCGTTATATGTGGGTCAAAGAGCAGTGGTTAGCTGATGGCTTTCATGTTATTATGGGTGATCTTCCTGGTCAAGGCTTATCAAAGCGCAAACGCGGGCATATTCTTCATTTCGAAGAATACATAGAGGAAGTGTTGCGGTGGCTTGAAGAAGCTCAGCGTTTTTTGTTGCCTATTTTTCTTTTAGGTCATTCTATGGGCGGATTAACTGCTGTTCGATTGCTTCAAAAGCATACAATTCCTCTTGCGGGAGTGATTTTATCATCGCCAGCATTAGGGTTGAAAATAGGACCAAGCGCCCCGCTTGATGCACTTTCAAAAGGATTGAACCTCATTATTCCCCAGCTGCAAATGAGTCCAGGCATTACCCCGCAAATCGCGACCCGAAATCGTGACATTTGTGAATCAGATGTGAATGATTCATTAATGCTGACAAAGGTCTCGGTTCGTTGGTACCGTGAGCTTGCAAGAAGTATTCAGCTTTCGTTCAAGGAATTGTTAGATTTTCCCGACCTTCCTCTTTTGATCATGCAAGGTGGAAACGATAAAATAGTAGAGAAAAGTAGTGTGATGCGCTGGTTCAATGCGTTGCCATCCACAGAAAAAATGTACAAAGAGTGGCCAGGCTTATACCATGAAATTTTCAATGAACCAGAGAGAGAGCAGGTGTACCGCTTTGCGCAACAATTTGCAAGCATGCACTTGCCCATTGAAATCCAGTCTTCACCTTCTTAA
- a CDS encoding gamma carbonic anhydrase family protein, with protein MIYPYLHYTPKIDASSFIAANATVTGHVTLLEETSVWFQAVIRGDVAPVIIGKRSNIQDGAVLHQSPGLPVIIEEDVTVGHQALLHSAIVRKGALVGMGATMLDGAELQEGAMLGAGSLLTGGKTIPPYTLALGSPAKPIRALTQAEIDDMKRICEDYVKKGKVYKQMTS; from the coding sequence TTGATTTATCCTTATCTTCATTATACCCCAAAGATCGATGCGTCATCTTTTATTGCGGCGAATGCAACGGTGACTGGTCACGTTACGCTATTAGAGGAAACGTCCGTTTGGTTTCAAGCAGTCATTCGCGGCGACGTTGCTCCTGTTATTATTGGCAAACGTTCAAATATTCAAGATGGTGCTGTGCTGCATCAATCACCTGGGTTGCCAGTCATTATTGAAGAGGACGTTACTGTTGGTCATCAAGCTTTACTCCACAGTGCAATCGTCAGAAAAGGCGCCCTTGTCGGCATGGGGGCGACAATGCTTGATGGCGCTGAACTACAAGAAGGCGCCATGCTCGGGGCAGGCAGCCTTCTAACAGGTGGTAAAACAATCCCACCCTATACACTCGCTTTGGGGAGCCCGGCAAAACCCATCCGTGCTCTCACTCAAGCAGAGATTGACGATATGAAGCGAATCTGTGAGGACTATGTAAAAAAAGGAAAGGTGTACAAACAAATGACTTCATAG